The Pyrus communis chromosome 8, drPyrComm1.1, whole genome shotgun sequence region AAGCCATGGCATCATTTCTCTCCCGCTCCCTCTCCACCGCCACCTCCGCCGCTTCCCTATCCACCGCCGCCCAATCTCGCTCTTCTTCGCTCTCTCTCCTTCACCGCCTCCGCCCCCTCGCCGGAGTCATGGCCTCTGCCGGCAGGCTCTCTCCTGCGGTCGTCCGGTGCTTGTCCACCAGATCGACCACGTCGTCGCTCAGAGACCCAAACCCTAACTGGTCGAACCGGCCTCCCAAGGAGACGATCCTCCTCGATGGGTGTGACTTCGAGCACTGGTTGGTTGTCATGGAGCCCCCTCAGGGTGACATCACTAGGGATGAGATCATCAATAGCTACATCAAAACCCTAGCCACCGTCGTCGGAAGGTAACACTTCCATTGTTTTCTGTCTAaattaaccatttttttttaatttttatgcgtTTGGATTATGAGAAGTTAGAAATTGGAAATGGAGTTTAAGAAATTATATGGCTGTTCTAGTGTATTTGTTTCTTTAATACAGTTTCAGTGTATATCTGTATTTATTTTTACGAAGGTGTAGCTTTTGAATTTTCTCCTTTTCGATTACGGTAATGTTTTGGGATAATTTGATTCGTATTGCATGAGGAAACTTTTGCTTGAGAAAATACAAGAGGTTGTTTCTCCGTTATGCACATGCTACATTCTGGCATTATATGGTTGTATGAAACTAGTTCTGTTTTGTGTTACGCACCTGCCCGATTATCGTGTTTAACATTATATGTTATATTGTGTGCTGTAAAAGATAATGGCTTAttgttgtatgcaagtataggGATCACTACGGCTGTCGTAAGATGCGAAATCATTTTGTAATTGCAATCGGAATATTATATTTCAGCCGAATTTGGGGGTACAATTATTCTTAGTGTGTAACAATATGGTTTGAAGttctaacaaaagaaaaactcattagcttctttttttatattcaaaatttaaactataACCACTTTGTGGCATGATCTTAGTGTTCTCGTAAATAGTATGGTCTTAATCACATCTGTTATAGCATGGTCtggatcatttttttttacagacCTAAGTTTTTGGTAGATTCATGGCTTTCACATTTCAAAAAGCAAGTAGGATTGTATTGTATTCCTATTGTTTGTGTTCACTGTGATTTATGTTTTGTAATGACAATTTATATAACCAAGTTTACGTTGCTTGTATGTTGGCGGCTGAACTGCAGtgaggaagaagcaagaatgAAGATCTACTCAGTTTCAACTAGGTGCTATTATGCATTTGGGGCACTTGTATCTGAAGAGGTGTCACTCAAAATCAAAGGTGATTCTGCTTCTCAGTTGGGATTTTATTATTTCCTTGTGCTTTTGTCTGGGTTCTCATATATGTATTTTTCTAAAATTCTTGCAGAGTTGCCTGGAGTCCGTTGGGTACTTCCTGATTCTTACTTGGATGTTAAGAACAAAGATTACGGAGGTATGGATATGCTTGTTTCTTCAAGTTGCGTTTCaatgaaaaacaaattattTATAGCAATTGATTATTTTAAGTCGTAAATCCCATTCTGGAATATCTCTGGCAGTCTGAAATTTGGATTTTAgatctatttctttctttttttctgacAAAGGATAGTTTGAGGCTTTAGAATGTTACTGGTGAAAGTTATCCTATAAGGCAGTTAATGCTGTAGCAGTGCTAGTGCTGTGTGGAACCCGAAAACCCCTGTTGAAGGCTTTCTGCAACCCTAGTCAATATTGTGTACAGAGTTTTTCATATATAACATCACCTTTAGTGCTGATGAGTTAACCAGTTTCTTGTGTTGATTGCAtccgaaaaaaaattgatcaatgttaaattttcatttaataatTTCTGTACTCCAAGAATTGTGGTTTGGTCACCTAGTGTGATAGTAATATTAAACTGCACTGTATACCTGTTTCTATATTGTATTCAACTGAGTTAACCAGAAAATTTCGTTTATACATGATTTGTTtgctttcttgtttgttttggcAGGTGAACCTTTTATTAATGGCCAAGCTGTGCCATATGATCCCAAGTACCATGAGGAATGGATAAGAAACAATAGTCGAGCAAATGAGAGAAATAGGCGTAATGACAGACCTCGTAACTTTGACAGATCAAGGAACTTTGAAAGGAGGAGGGAAAATACCGGTCCATCTCCTATGCCTAATCAAGCTGGGCCAAATTCAGGACCTGGACCTGCCAACATGGGTCCTCCACCTCCCAACAGGGGTCCTCCACCCTCCAATATGGGTCCAGGCCCGATGCCTCCCAACATGGGTCCTCCGCCCCCCAACAGGGCTCCAATGCCGCCTCACAACATGGGTCCACCAAACAACTACAATAATCCCCCGCCAAGCAGCAACTGGAATTCTGGGCCTCCCAACAACTATAATCAGGCACCTCCCAACAACTACAATCAGGCACCTCCCAACAACTACAATCAGGCGCCTCCCAACAACTACAATCAGATGCCTCCCAATAACTCGGGAGGGGTGCCACCAAACAACATGGGTCAGCCATCTAATGCAGGATGGAATGGTGCTGGACAATACCAGAATAACTACACCCCAGACAGGGACGGTGGAGCCAATCCTGGTCCAAACCGTTACTAAGCTTGAGGCTAGCTATATGGTATGATGAGTCTTGTAGGCATGATGTAGATAAACAACGAGGTTGCTCGAGATGGGCCGTAGGTTGGCATATTGGTGTGGTCTTGAATGATATTTTGTTTGGCAATATTGCTGTGGTCGGAACCTGGTTGCCATTCATCTGAATTTTATTACATTTTCGAGGTCATATCTTATGCGATTAGTCGTGTCTTTACTTTGGTACACGGTGTGAGTTAGTAAACATAATGGCAGAAAGCAGACTGTTTGGTGATCCTGTTTAGATGGAACATGTTAATTTGCAGTCTACTGTGATGATTGCCTGTGTTGCTTCTGTGATGATGTTATTGAGCAAACCCATCTTTTCATCCTATTCATGCGCGCAGCTAACATGACATAGAGCCCATTTTGTACGTTGGCTATGAACTCTAATTATGCTGTCTTCATGTCGTCTTTACGATCAAAGAACCCTAACGCAGCGGAAATATAGAGGTTGGTGCTCATTGACCTCTTCTCGGTTCTTAACATGCGCATCAATACGACACTTGTTTGGAAGTGGAGCACCACAAAGTTTTGGAATCCCCTCAAATGCGGAGGAGTTGAAGCTTTGGAACTGAGTGCTTGTTGGGATTGCTCCTTCGAGACTAGTGCACGAGACAACAAAGCTTTACCACAATCCACCCAGACGCGATCATCATAACTGGTTCGTGCGACGGCAGCAGAGGCGGGTTCGGGATAGAAATTAAGACTTGAGAGAGACTCATGGCAAAAAGAGTAGAGGAAGATCTAGAAGACTTAAAAAGAGTAACAAAAGATATTAGAGTAATTGAAGCTAGCGGAAGATTTGGCGCAAAACCAAGTATAGTGACGTTCTATGATTCATATAACAGACTCACTTAATGGGATACGGCTTGGTTGTTGAAGGCTTGCGAGAGACGATGGATTTTTCGAGACAAATGATTTTTGGAGAGATCCAAACCATCCAAGTTCTTAAGGCTAGATATTTGGTCTGGAATGTTGCCAGAGAAGTTGTTATCGTCTAGATACAACTCTTAGCAAAGCCGTAGTTGGCCGATCTTAGTAGGTATATTACCGGTAATGTTGTTGGTAGAGAAACCTATCAACGGAGGAAAGTAAGACAATCTATGGGGTAAGCTATAGGGATTTATCACTGCGACCGTGTAATGTAAAGAGGCGATTCGAGATCATAACGATCTGTTTGAGCTGCAATAGGTTCATGTACCAACGCCGGTACTCTACAAAGTTCTTTCGGAAATTCACTTGAAACAAGGTTCATTGACAAGCTTATATGAGAAGGTCTTGGTAGATCTATCCCCAACCAGCTAGGAATTGTCCCTGTGGTTTTGTTACGGTACCTCCCAAAGATTCTTTAGCTTTGCTAACCATACAGGTATTCGACCAGTGAGCTCACAACGCGCCAAGTTTAAAAATCGAAACCAACCATGTCATCATGAGATGGCATTCCTTCACTATTAAAGGACTATGAAAGGAGGGGCGTTCGAAGACTTTTGCAACGCATCAATATCTTCATTGCCCCCGTGACGGTTTTCAATCGGTTGTTGCTAAGAGAGAGGAAGGACAGAGAGTTTACCAATGAACTTGCGCTTACATAGGTCAAGTTTAGTAAGTTGTACAAGTTTGGAGAAATTAAGCTTGGTAATGTCTCCTTCCAAGTTatttcgtcccaaacgtagttcTACAAGGTTGGTGCAATTCACCAAAGATTAGGGCAACTAACCTTGTAGGTCGTTGAAATTGAGGGTTACGATTTTTGACCTGGAGAGCCTCCCCAGATGGAGAGGGAGCACGCCGCTCAATTGATTAAAGGAGAGGTCAAGGATTGCAAGGTTGGCAATTCTATCACTAATGTAATGCCTCCATATAGTGAATTTAGAGGTAATGCAAGTTCTTCGAGTTTGGTAGCATTATAGATATCTTTTGGAAGTAAGACCATCCGAAAAATCTACAGCTCGTACTAGCTCCTACCACCTCCCAAAACCACGTAAAATGTTGCCACTAAATTGGTTTGAGAAAAAATCCAACACCCTAATCAAGGGGTTAGATTGGAGACAAATAGAGGAAGGGGTTGTACCTTGAAACTTGTCAAGTTCCAATGAAGACGGAATTGCACCATGAAGTGATTGCTTGACAAATTGAGTTGAGGTGAGTCGTGACCCGACCTTCAACAAAGATAACAAGCTTATTTAGGCCCCGGGCACATggaaagttcttttaaaatattcaAGTGATTTTCTGTGAAATGTTGTTGAAAGCTCTTTCGGTGATCTTGAAgcgtttttagttattttaaaagtattgtTAAACACGCCTAACCAAATCTTGGATCCATACTAAGAACAGAGAAGCAGTGAATGTGTTCATCTAGCCGCGTATTGGTGCACAAATCGGACAGCGGGGACCCCAACCTTAAAAAGCCTTAAAATGCACTCTTATAGAGGTATTCCATAATTTGGTCCGCTAATTAACTGTTCTACATCAAGATTTTTCATATGAATTAAAAATCCACGTTCTAAGTTATTTTCCTGGTGAAATGATTTTTCTTGGAAGATTGGAcgttactcttttttttttttttttccttccaccACTGAGATATATTTGACCTATCATCCTAGCAGTAGTCATTAAGATGGcgaatatttttgctcatcaccCTCAAGTGATGATGATGCTCATCCAATGATAATAAGTAGGATGGTGACTTGCGGGTGGTGAGATGCTGTATTTACGCTGCAATAGTCGTTGACTGTAATTAAGATTGCCCTGGGAATGAGCAAGTGGTTCCATGGCCCTCGACCATTGCTACCACCGCACACCACCACTACGACCACCCCACCACACTACCATTATAACCTAGTTCAGCTGCAGAAACAAATCTACGACCTATAGGTCTCGTTTGACAGAGATAATTGACATGGATATGACTATTCACTATATTAAAGATACTTAAAGAAGAAACGAATGACAAATTCCTTATTGTGTCCAAGTTGAAAACAGACTACAGTTCACTTCTATCGTTGATTTTGCATCCACAACACAACCATGCAGATCAATAAATTTGTGACCAAACcgtaaaagaaaaaccaaatctGAAAATTACAATCCATCGACTACACCCGCGAGCTTTTGATCAATGTTAAAactaaaagagaaaaatcaTGCGACATCCTATAAGTTGTGAGATATCTGCAGCTTAATTGAATTGTCTAAACACCATAATGCAACCTGCATGGATATTGGCAAGGCAAGCCGGATATTTCATGCTTGAGAAAGCTGAGGGCCGGAGAAAAAGTTTCCGGTAAGGACAGTTCACCGAACACACATTTTTCTCATGAAAAGATTGCATTGCAGCTCGAAGAACTCTTCGTTGTAATATTGGAAATTTGGCATAAAGCTTGTAAAGAAATGAGGGGACTCTTGCACTAGTTGGAAAAATGTGTACAAGAATCTGAATATTTTCTCTTCCTACAAGCCATCAGAAAATGAACATTAATCTACAATAAAACAAGCAAATTGTGTCTGTTTAAAAGcgattacaaaagaaaaaaggttggCCTCATACGCTATTCAATCTGCCGCTAGAAGTGCAGAAATTTAAGAATACTACCCTGGTTTCTCGTCCACTGCACGAATAGAGGATGAGGCTACCATAGCTAgttccaattttttgtttttggcagcTCTGATCTGGTCTGCGAACGAAACACCTTTTcgaattttctctctctttacaAGCTCTAGGTCCAGTTTCTCCAAAGATGAGATATGTGACATGGTTATATCCCGTTGAGCAGCAACTTGACCATCTATTAAAGTCTTTCTGTCAAGCTATTAAGAATAAAGAGTAGAATACAGTAAGACACGAACAAACAacattgaaaacattataaaacattacaGAAAAGGAATAAATACGCCGATCAAGCAAGGTCCCCAAAAAGTTTAAATCCAAGAAATCAAGACTGAGGGTGAACAGTGAACTACTTAATTTCTGCTAACGAGCAATTACCTTCATTAATCTCTTGTTACGTTTCAGCCCTCGAGGAACTGTCAactcttcatcatcttcattaATTACTCCATCTTCTTTCCTCACGTGATCAAGCCTTGCCACCGTTTTTGCTTTAGCTTGTTCTGCTTTTTTTGCTCTTTTGTTTGCCCTCTCTTTTGcctttgcttttttcttttctgcagCATGCTGAAGCTGTTGGAGATGTAATTCTAGTTTTATTTTCTCATAGCTATCCCAGTGGAGCTCTTTCTGTCCACTCCCACCTTTCTTAGCTTCCTCTGCTATGCTTTCTACCCATGAAAGAAATATCTTCTCCCTTAACTGTTTCCACTTCAAACGCTGTCCCCAAACACGTCTAAGTGAAGAACGCATCTTTGCCTTGGACTCGGCACTACATAAAagtcaattttttgtcaaattatgtaCCACATTAGTATGTTCTTTGGGGACTCAGCCACCCACAGAGCAAGACATAAAGGATAAATAAGGGGTCTAAATAGCAAATGGATCTTTCAGCAGTTGTGTGCTGCATGCAGCCTACAACTGTTGACTTCTATACTGTATGTGAAACAAAAGTGATCATGTTTACTTGGCTAGCAGGCCTAAAAGAACTTCGAactaaactctctctctctctctctccacccaAATGCAAAAGTAAGAAAATACTTGCAAGGACATATAGAACGTTATCTACGAATGATTATTAACTTGTCTAACTACTCAAAGGAGCATTGAGATAgaaataaacataaattttaGGGTGCATGTCTTCCTTTATATTATATCGTTGTAATTCTTATAACATTTCACAAACATTAATCAAAATGAAATCCAGTGGCCCATAAAGGCCTAATAACTATTTGAACGAGGATCAAAAGTTAGAAGGCATTTAAAGTTCATGGTGACTCAAGAAAAATTTACGGCACTAAGTTCCTAACTTCCTTCCATATAGTCATCAATCACAGCATTTGTCTAGCTCCCCATCTCTGTGAATAGATATCTTTTAAAGTGTAAAAGCCACGATTGACATTGAGCAGTAAGCTAAAAATAACTCTCCACTCATCCAAAGCCTAAACCTCCTTTTGGTTTGATATTATATCAACAACCCATGGAATTATGAAGTTCGTATGTTTCGTATGAGTATATGTGACAAAGACTTGAGTACCTATGAGGACGGGGATGCTCAGACATCTTCTTTCTAACCTGAAAATAATGAGTGTCAACGAAATAGCAATTTTCGAAAGAAAAATAGTTGATTGAATTAAAAACATTCTTTTCTCTGTGCATAAGTTGTGCAGTAGTTTTAGCTCAAAAGGGAAATCCACAAACAAGAAAGCCAAACCTTCTAACATTGTTAGGAATAACACTGTATTGTGCCTTTTAAATAATGTGAACTCTTATATGCTAGTTCAAAAGCACaaatatttgaagaaaaatatcataaaacttaatgaatcTTACATGACTTCACCTTGGGGTCCTTTAATGCTTCTATTGTTCTCTGCTTGATTCGCTCACAAGTCTCTACATTATATGAAAGATCACAACTTCAGATTCAACCAAACGTATGAAAGTttaaaatccaacaaaaaattTACACTCGGTTTCTACTTTCTATTTACCTGAACTATGTTTCCTGCCTTTATTCCATGGTATCCTCCCTTTGTTGGCCTGTCCTATTTTTTTCCGTCTCTgtctctccttttcttccttgctAAGAGAGTCGCTGTCATTAACTGATGGAACCTCCTTGCTTAAACTTTGTTTCTCATGTGCATTTATGTCGAGTAAAGAATGACAGATGTCCATAATATCACAATTTTCAGCCATGTCAGCACTGCTGTGCGCGGCTCCCAGACAATGAAGTCTAGGGAAGGAACTTACAAGAACAACCGAGGGAGAACGATTCCTCAAAACAGGCAAATAATAGTTCCAATTTTCTGGGTTCTGTGCAAAGTGAGTGGCTTCCCCCACATAACCAAACAGTGGAACACACTTGAGAGTCGAGTATGGCGGAGCAGCCAATCTCCTGACAGAAACTCAAACATATCAATCTGGAGCTGATTTCATTTTATAAAACTAATCAACCATAAATCAATGAACGTATACGTAACTGTATACAAAATACCGTCAAGAATTTCCCATACAGGCAAGAGAGAATTGACTTCCTCATCAATTCTCTTAACGAACTGAGCTACAAGCAACATTGGGAAACGGAGGAATCAAACTCCGTACCCAGGTGCAAGGTGAATGCTCTTAACGAGCTGAACTACAATCCATCTTAACCGGTCAGTATCAAATATGCAATGCCACCACTAACATCACTATAAAAACTCATTTCTGTTGCACATTAATCATATTTGTATAAATCCCAATTAAATATCACCTACCAAATCCACACTGAGGCCACGAAAGATAccaattttggttaaaaaaactTCCACTCACTACTTTCACTTTCCACTAACACAAGAAcaataacaaaacaagattGAAGCGTTCACATTTTTTGCTTTTCCTCAAATTTCAATGAAATGCTCAAACTTTATGGAGATAATTCAACAAGTAGACATTAGACATTTGGTAAGGAGATAAACACGTTATAGAAGAAACCCATTTCAGGAAATGGGTAAATTTtccaggagagagagagagagagagagagagagagagagagaggaagaagaaggaacttACAGGTGGAAGACCGGCATTTCAAGGTGGAAAGATAAGGCGGAGGGTGGAGGAACACCAGAGAGACCCGCTTCGAAACAAAACGCGGACTTGAGAGCGATAGCGGATTGGTGCCCACCCTTTCGGCTGGAAATATATTGGGCCTCGGCCCATCAAATGAAAAGGTCAAAAGCGTTAGCAACGATGTCCTACATCCCACAATCCTATTTTTTAACATCATTTGATTTTGTCCGATGATCTTTTAATTTGAGTTCGAcatcctaaattttttttgtttttttagtatTTGGTTAAGCGATAACATTAGTAAGTTAAATATTTGATTAGTTATTGACGAAGTTCGAACACACACCGTCATGCAAGGTCACAACATCTTTCCACTACTGTGGTAAATAGCTACTTGCAATATTTTCTCAATGATTAATTTCAtcacaattattttttttgttgaatccATTACATGCACTAAATGTTATTAATTTTAAGGTGAATATACCTCAACAAAATgttgcaaaagaaaatttgtatTGACTTGGAACATTGATAATCGAGTAATGAGAACAATTAAGAGGAAGTGAAACTTAACACATCTTTAGAAAATTCAGAAATTTGTATGGTACAAAATGGACGAAAATAATCATCAACGTAACGATATAACCATTGACATGAATTGAAAGTTTAGAGAACCCTCTAAATATTCTAGAATAATTCCGTTTTAACATGAACCGATTAAATAAAGGCTTATTTGTAGTTACAGTCCTTGAAACTTAATTTGATCCTCCTTTGTtcctttaaaactcaaaagtcgtcatttttattcttaaaaactcaaatttgCTCCACATTGccttgtttatgttattttcgttCAAATACGTTTAATGAGGattaaaaaatacatttttagaATAATTCTTTTTAGTTACGTTTCTTAAAACTCAATTTAGATCCCAATTTATCCATTGAAACTCAATATTCGCTTTACTTTAATTTGTTCCTATGTATTCCGTTAAATAGCTCTCCACCCCTGTCTCTAATCATTTTCCATAAATCCATCCCTTCTCCCTCCATCTCCAGCCACTTTGTCATTAATTCCATCGATTTCGTTATTTCTTGTGTTCTTAATCAGAAAAGTAGCATAAAAAAtccatgagttttttttttttttttttttttaataataattctctGACATAGAGTAGAGGTGCCAAACGGGTCTTGGCAGATGAGGAATTTGAATTTCGTTTATGGGAAGAGGGAGATGAGGAGAGACAAAAGAACAGGAAGAGCTGATGGCGGGGCATCGTCAAAATCGGAAATAAAAGCCTAAACTTAATGGTTATTTAACGGAATACACAGAGATAAGATAAATTAAAGCGAATATTGAGTTTTAAGAagtaaaatgtaaaattttgagttttaaaaagtaaaataagatcaaaattgaattttaaagaACATAGTAAAAaatagagaattgttattggtactccaaaaatctcattctacactccaaactttttatattcgaaaagaaaaacatacttgtaaagaatgtaaaataaaaattttaaagtaccaataacacttctctaaaAATAAGCTCGAAATAAACAATTAGATGTCCACCAAAGCCCATTTAACTAGAATATTTACTCATAAAAGGCCCAACGTATCCAGTATATAAACACATCCAATGGAATCACAGTCAGAAActcccaactctctctctctctccactttGTGTTTCTCTTCCCAAGGGTTAGGGTTTATCCTCGCTCTTCTGCCAATGGACTCAACCAAGAAGAGAAAGCTGGACGAGAACGGCGTCGTTCTGGACACGGATCCCGCCTCCGCCCCCAAGCTCTCCCCTGAAGACGCACGCAGGCTCATCGAGCGATTCACCCCCGATCAACTCCTCGACATTCTCCAAGACGCCCTCTCCCGCCACGTCGACGTTCTCGAAGCCGTCCGCTCCATTGCCGATCCCGACGCCTCCCAGCGCAAGCTCTTCATCCGCGGCCTCGGCTGGGACACCACCACCGAGGGCCTCCGATCCCTCTTCTCCGCCTATGGCGAGCTGGAGGAGGCTATCGTTATCCTCGACAAAACCACCGGAAAATCCAAGGGTTATGGGTTCGTCACGTTCCGCCACGTTGACAGTGCTCTCATGGCTCTGAAAGAACCGAGCAAGAAGATCGACGGCCGCATGACCGTCACGCAGCTCGCCTCCGCGGGGAATTCGAACTCCAACACCGCCTCCAACAACGTCGCTGACGTATCGTTGCGGAAGATTTACGTGGCCAATGTTCCCTATGACATGCCGTCGGATAAGCTCTTGGCGCATTTTGCCCTGTACGGAGAGATAGAGGAGGGCCCGCTAGGGTTTGATAAGCAGACTGGGAAGTGCAAAGGGTATGCGCTGTTTGTGTATAAGACTCCGGAAGGGGCTCAGGCGGCGCTTGTTGATCCGGCGAAGAACATCGAGGGTAGGCAGTTGCTTTGTAAATTGGCGATTGATGGGAAAAAGAGCAAGTCGGACGGGCCGGCCCAGGGTCAAGGACCCGGGAGTGGTTCCAATGCGCACGGAGATGGGATGGGGATGGCACCGCCGTCTTCGATTCCTGGGCAGTACGGCATCCCAGGTGGAATTGGTTCTTATGGTGGGTATAACAGTGGGCTTCAGGGCCAGCCTCCATTGGGTCACCATCCATTGGGTGGGCCTGGGTTGTCTGGTATTGGAAACCAGGTGAATTCGGGtttgggtggtggtggtggatatGGAGGGTTGGGTGGGCCTTATGGTAACTATGGCGGGCCTGGGGGTTATGGTTTAGGTGGTGCCGGTGGGTTGGGTGGTGGACTTGGTGGTGCTGGGTCGGGCGGTGGTGGTCCAGTTGGTGGTGTGGGTACCGGGTCGTCTATATATGGATTGCCTCCGAGTTCAGGTGGGTTACCATCTGGTAGGTATCCGGAGGGTGGACATTACGGCCTGTCGGCCTATCAGAATCAGCACCACCAGCAAGCTGGAACGTCACCCCTTCCAAGGGTTCCTCAAGGTGGCATGTACCCAAATGTGCCACCTTATTTCTGAGGTATTTTCATTGCTTGTATCTTTTGCTATTATGTTTCTAGTTTGGTGGTATTGATTGAATTTATTGGTGCTTTGTTAAATTACTTGTGTATGGTTGCTTCTTGTTGTTTTGGTTGTTTCTTTACAAAATTTGTGCCTTTGACTAattgtattgtttattttttttgcttttgtttatgTGTGCATAGGATACCTCGCGTCTCTGTTCGTGCTTCTGCGTGAATCAATTTGCTTTTGTTGATTGAGAGGCGATCAAGTTTTTCTGTATTAGATTAGACGAATATGTTTTCCTTTGCTGCAGTATttctcttgtttttctattttatatgaaatgttTTAATAGTACTTTTTGTGTTGCATCCAAagctttaattttagccgaaaTATTAGATGTGGATATTGCATTATAATTTATGATGTTCGGACATATTTAGTCAAGAACTTAAACGATGGAGTTTCCAAATGAATTTTACAGTTTTCTGTtacttgaaatttgaattttgtgtCAAGTGTTACTTTTTAGTCCTTAATTCTGGAGGAATATGGATGTTAGAATCTTTTATCTTTACAAGATGCTTCTCCAGTTCACATAGTGAAACCTTTTCTGTTTGGTAGTGCGGATGGAGTTGTATGcatatttttttccctttgatCAATGTGGGTGGAAACTTGATACTTGAGGAGGAATTCAAATATCTCTTTTGTGActtttcttatatttt contains the following coding sequences:
- the LOC137742419 gene encoding multiple organellar RNA editing factor 8, chloroplastic/mitochondrial-like; the protein is MATHFFYRSLPKTQAMASFLSRSLSTATSAASLSTAAQSRSSSLSLLHRLRPLAGVMASAGRLSPAVVRCLSTRSTTSSLRDPNPNWSNRPPKETILLDGCDFEHWLVVMEPPQGDITRDEIINSYIKTLATVVGSEEEARMKIYSVSTRCYYAFGALVSEEVSLKIKELPGVRWVLPDSYLDVKNKDYGGEPFINGQAVPYDPKYHEEWIRNNSRANERNRRNDRPRNFDRSRNFERRRENTGPSPMPNQAGPNSGPGPANMGPPPPNRGPPPSNMGPGPMPPNMGPPPPNRAPMPPHNMGPPNNYNNPPPSSNWNSGPPNNYNQAPPNNYNQAPPNNYNQAPPNNYNQMPPNNSGGVPPNNMGQPSNAGWNGAGQYQNNYTPDRDGGANPGPNRY
- the LOC137743529 gene encoding uncharacterized protein, translating into MPVFHLRLAAPPYSTLKCVPLFGYVGEATHFAQNPENWNYYLPVLRNRSPSVVLVSSFPRLHCLGAAHSSADMAENCDIMDICHSLLDINAHEKQSLSKEVPSVNDSDSLSKEEKERQRRKKIGQANKGRIPWNKGRKHSSETCERIKQRTIEALKDPKVRKKMSEHPRPHSAESKAKMRSSLRRVWGQRLKWKQLREKIFLSWVESIAEEAKKGGSGQKELHWDSYEKIKLELHLQQLQHAAEKKKAKAKERANKRAKKAEQAKAKTVARLDHVRKEDGVINEDDEELTVPRGLKRNKRLMKLDRKTLIDGQVAAQRDITMSHISSLEKLDLELVKREKIRKGVSFADQIRAAKNKKLELAMVASSSIRAVDEKPGKRKYSDSCTHFSN
- the LOC137742393 gene encoding UBP1-associated protein 2C-like, producing MDSTKKRKLDENGVVLDTDPASAPKLSPEDARRLIERFTPDQLLDILQDALSRHVDVLEAVRSIADPDASQRKLFIRGLGWDTTTEGLRSLFSAYGELEEAIVILDKTTGKSKGYGFVTFRHVDSALMALKEPSKKIDGRMTVTQLASAGNSNSNTASNNVADVSLRKIYVANVPYDMPSDKLLAHFALYGEIEEGPLGFDKQTGKCKGYALFVYKTPEGAQAALVDPAKNIEGRQLLCKLAIDGKKSKSDGPAQGQGPGSGSNAHGDGMGMAPPSSIPGQYGIPGGIGSYGGYNSGLQGQPPLGHHPLGGPGLSGIGNQVNSGLGGGGGYGGLGGPYGNYGGPGGYGLGGAGGLGGGLGGAGSGGGGPVGGVGTGSSIYGLPPSSGGLPSGRYPEGGHYGLSAYQNQHHQQAGTSPLPRVPQGGMYPNVPPYF